From one Anguilla rostrata isolate EN2019 chromosome 12, ASM1855537v3, whole genome shotgun sequence genomic stretch:
- the LOC135236513 gene encoding adenosine receptor A2b-like gives MDTLYVVIELIIAVLSIAGNVLVCWAVATNTTLKNATNYFLVSLAVADILVGCLAIPFSITISIGLQSDFYGCLFLACFVLVLTQSSIFSLLAVAVDRYLAVKMPLRYKEVMTGRRAREIIALLWVLSFIIGLIPFLGWNKKDLVCQGPANESVAGNGSSRSCRLTCYFESVVDMRYMVYCNFLACVLPPLLLMLGVYAQIFSVARAQLQRMELTGGAGGAAGSPSLLQHQVHAAKSLAIIVGLFALCWLPVHVLNCLTLFCARLHKPPAVMYMAIVLSHANSAVNPAIYAYRIQDFRETFRRILFRHFQCRRGELYAGSSSTHSTDPACFH, from the exons ATGGATACGTTGTATGTTGTAATTGAATTGATTATTGCTGTTTTATCAATCGCTGGGAATGTTTTGGTCTGCTGGGCCGTTGCCACCAACACGACCCTGAAGAACGCCACGAATTATTTCTTGGTTTCTTTAGCCGTGGCAGACATCCTGGTTGGTTGTTTAGCCATCCCTTTTTCCATCACAATCAGCATTGGTCTGCAGTCTGACTTCTACGGTTGCCTTTTCTTAGCATGTTTTGTTCTGGTGCTCACCCAAAGCTCAATTTTTAGTTTACTTGCGGTAGCCGTTGACCGGTACTTGGCAGTTAAAATGCCGCTCAG GTATAAGGAAGTGATGACAGGGAGGCGAGCCCGCGAGATCATCGCCCTGCTCTGGGTCCTGTCTTTCATTATTGGGCTTATCCCCTTCCTGGGGTGGAACAAAAAAGATTTGGTTTGCCAGGGGCCTGCCAACGAGAGTGTCGCAGGGAACGGCAGCAGTCGGAGCTGCCGGCTGACCTGCTACTTCGAGAGCGTGGTGGACATGCGCTACATGGTGTACTGCAATTTCCTGGCCTGCgtgctgccgccgctgctgctgatgctgggGGTGTATGCGCAGATCTTCAGTGTGGCGCGCGCACAGCTGCAGCGCATGGAGCTgaccgggggggccgggggggccgcgGGCTCGCCCAGCCTGCTGCAGCACCAGGTCCACGCTGCCAAGTCGCTCGCCATCATCGTGGGCCTGttcgccctctgctggctgccCGTGCACGTGCTCAACTGCCTGACGCTCTTCTGTGCCCGGCTGCACAAGCCGCCGGCCGTCATGTACATGGCCATCGTCCTCTCCCACGCCAACTCGGCCGTCAACCCCGCCATCTACGCCTACCGCATCCAGGACTTCAGGGAGACCTTCCGCAGGATCCTCTTCCGGCACTTCCAGTGCAGGAGGGGTGAGCTGTACGCGGGctccagcagcacacacagcacagaccccGCCTGCTTCCACTAg